One segment of Sphingomonas qomolangmaensis DNA contains the following:
- the glmS gene encoding glutamine--fructose-6-phosphate transaminase (isomerizing): MCGIVGILGTSDVADRLFDGLKRLEYRGYDSAGIATLHDGRLERRRAQGKLVNLGRLLAAEPLPGRVGIAHTRWATHGAPTEDNAHPHTAGRVTVVHNGIIENFKPLREELQAQGRVFLSQTDTEVVAHLIDSALDATGDPQAAVRAVLPRLHGAFALAILFRDHPDMLIGARLGSPLVVGYGGEDEGGETFLGSDALALAPLTQRIAYLEEGDWVVLTREGTQVFDRDNMAVERPITISGVTGALIDKGNHRHFMLKEIFEQPIVVAQTLRSYIRPLEEQVALPDMDFDLSSVERVTVVACGTASYVGMIGKYWIERFARLPVEVDVASEFRYRDPVLLANTLGVVVSQSGETADTLAALRHMKQHGVTTAGIINVPTSSMAREVDLLLPTHAGPEIGVASTKAFTCQLAVMAALAINLARAKGKLDAAEEREIVHHLLEVPSAISAALAHDDEIKAMAGTIAGARDVLYLGRGPDYPLALEGALKLKEISYIHAEGYASGEMKHGPIALIDEHVPLIVLAPSGPLFDKTVSNMQEAQARGAQVVLISDADGLAQAGDDAVATIEMPKVHPLIAPIVYAIPVQLLAYHVAVAKGTDVDQPRNLAKSVTVE; encoded by the coding sequence ATGTGCGGTATCGTAGGCATATTGGGGACCTCGGACGTCGCAGACCGGCTGTTCGACGGGCTGAAGCGGCTCGAATATCGCGGCTATGATTCGGCGGGGATCGCGACGCTGCACGACGGCCGGCTCGAACGCCGCCGCGCGCAGGGCAAGCTCGTCAATCTCGGCCGGCTGCTTGCCGCCGAGCCGCTCCCCGGCCGGGTGGGCATCGCGCATACACGTTGGGCGACGCACGGTGCGCCGACCGAGGACAATGCGCACCCGCACACCGCTGGCCGCGTCACCGTCGTCCACAACGGAATCATCGAGAATTTCAAGCCGTTGCGTGAGGAACTTCAGGCGCAGGGTCGGGTGTTTCTCAGCCAGACCGACACCGAGGTGGTCGCGCACCTGATCGATTCGGCGCTCGATGCGACCGGCGATCCGCAGGCGGCGGTGCGCGCGGTGCTGCCGCGGCTGCACGGCGCATTCGCGCTCGCGATCCTGTTCCGCGACCATCCCGACATGCTGATCGGCGCGCGGCTCGGCTCGCCGCTGGTAGTCGGCTATGGCGGCGAGGATGAGGGGGGCGAAACCTTCCTCGGCTCGGACGCGCTGGCGCTGGCGCCGCTCACCCAGCGTATCGCCTATCTCGAGGAGGGCGATTGGGTCGTGCTGACGCGCGAGGGCACGCAAGTGTTCGATCGCGACAACATGGCCGTCGAGCGGCCGATCACGATCAGCGGCGTCACCGGCGCGCTGATCGACAAGGGCAACCATCGGCATTTCATGCTGAAGGAAATCTTCGAGCAGCCGATCGTCGTTGCGCAGACGCTGCGCTCGTACATCCGGCCGCTCGAGGAGCAGGTCGCGCTCCCCGACATGGATTTCGACCTGTCGAGCGTCGAGCGCGTGACGGTCGTCGCCTGCGGCACGGCAAGCTATGTCGGGATGATCGGCAAATATTGGATCGAGCGTTTTGCGCGGCTCCCCGTCGAAGTCGATGTCGCGTCGGAATTCCGCTATCGCGACCCGGTGCTGCTGGCGAACACGCTCGGCGTGGTGGTGAGCCAGTCGGGCGAGACCGCCGACACGCTCGCCGCGCTTCGCCATATGAAGCAGCACGGGGTCACCACCGCGGGCATCATCAACGTGCCGACCAGCTCGATGGCACGCGAGGTAGATCTGCTGCTCCCCACCCATGCCGGCCCCGAGATCGGCGTCGCCTCGACCAAGGCGTTCACCTGCCAGTTGGCGGTGATGGCGGCGCTCGCGATCAACCTGGCGCGCGCCAAGGGCAAGCTCGACGCCGCCGAGGAGCGCGAGATCGTCCATCATCTGCTCGAGGTGCCCTCGGCAATCAGCGCGGCGCTGGCGCATGACGACGAGATCAAGGCGATGGCGGGCACGATCGCCGGCGCGCGCGACGTGCTGTATCTGGGACGCGGCCCCGATTATCCGCTCGCGCTCGAAGGCGCGCTGAAGCTCAAGGAAATCAGCTATATCCACGCCGAAGGTTATGCGTCGGGCGAGATGAAGCACGGGCCGATCGCGTTGATCGACGAGCATGTGCCGTTGATCGTCCTCGCGCCCTCGGGCCCGTTGTTCGACAAGACGGTGTCGAACATGCAGGAAGCACAGGCGCGCGGCGCGCAAGTGGTGCTGATCTCCGACGCCGACGGGCTGGCACAGGCCGGCGACGATGCGGTCGCGACGATCGAGATGCCCAAGGTCCATCCGCTGATCGCGCCGATCGTCTATGCGATTCCGGTCCAGCTACTGGCCTATCATGTAGCGGTCGCCAAGGGCACCGACGTCGATCAGCCGCGCAATTTGGCCAAGAGCGTAACCGTGGAGTGA
- a CDS encoding HAD-IA family hydrolase produces MTGFPFDIVGFDLDGTLLDTSGDLAAAVNHVLALNDRAPLAVEAVKPMVGLGARHMLKQGLAASGGVDEAMLDTGYPLLLDHYAANISVHTVPFPGLLDALDALQASGVSLAIVTNKFEHMAVKLISELGLSDRFACIIGGDTMGKGNAKPSPLPIHEMIRRTGGGRAAFVGDSIFDIDAAKAAGIPSIAVSFGFLWQPVEELGADAVIDRFDELIPTLHRLAQPGGR; encoded by the coding sequence ATGACCGGATTTCCTTTCGATATCGTGGGCTTCGACCTCGACGGCACCCTGCTCGACACCAGCGGCGATCTCGCGGCGGCGGTGAACCATGTGCTGGCGCTCAACGACCGAGCGCCGCTGGCGGTCGAAGCGGTGAAGCCGATGGTCGGGCTGGGCGCGCGGCACATGCTCAAACAGGGGCTGGCGGCATCGGGCGGGGTTGATGAGGCGATGCTCGATACCGGTTATCCGCTGCTGCTCGATCATTATGCCGCCAATATCTCGGTGCATACCGTCCCCTTCCCGGGGCTACTCGATGCGCTCGATGCGCTGCAGGCGAGCGGTGTCTCGCTCGCGATCGTCACCAACAAGTTCGAGCATATGGCGGTGAAGCTGATCAGCGAACTCGGCCTTTCGGATCGTTTCGCCTGCATCATCGGCGGCGACACGATGGGCAAGGGCAATGCCAAGCCTTCGCCTTTGCCGATCCACGAGATGATCCGCCGCACAGGCGGCGGGCGCGCCGCGTTCGTCGGCGATTCGATCTTCGACATCGACGCGGCGAAGGCGGCGGGGATCCCCTCGATCGCGGTCAGCTTCGGCTTTCTGTGGCAGCCGGTCGAGGAGCTTGGAGCCGATGCGGTGATCGACCGTTTCGACGAACTGATCCCGACGCTGCACCGCTTGGCTCAGCCGGGCGGGCGATAG
- a CDS encoding HprK-related kinase A, with the protein MRHVFHVKIGPIGFRVGSDWRQPIAQLETLYRDYPEPDDGIPDFSVRLFAARPWRRFVRPAVMIGGDYTIPDTAPLPLSLGLLAAEMGMNLQMALAQRRYLLLHASCVERDGRAVLMTGISGAGKSTLAALLMARGWRLMGDEFALVDPETGLLHGFPRLVSLKNESVAVIEAALPRARFGPLQLATPKGDIRHLVPDADSIARMAEPARAAAILFPRFGFEAAQRPVLPSETFVRLTQASTNYVAMGERGFDALTALVRGVPAVAIDYPDAATAVAQVEAVAA; encoded by the coding sequence GTGAGGCACGTCTTCCACGTCAAAATCGGGCCGATCGGCTTTCGCGTCGGATCGGATTGGCGCCAGCCGATCGCACAGCTCGAAACGCTGTATCGCGATTATCCCGAGCCCGATGACGGCATCCCCGATTTCAGCGTCCGGCTGTTCGCGGCGCGGCCGTGGCGGCGCTTCGTGCGCCCGGCGGTGATGATCGGCGGCGACTATACCATCCCCGACACCGCGCCGTTGCCGCTGTCGCTAGGGCTGCTCGCGGCCGAAATGGGGATGAACCTGCAGATGGCGCTGGCGCAGCGGCGCTACCTGCTGCTCCACGCATCGTGCGTCGAGCGCGATGGCCGCGCGGTGCTGATGACGGGGATTTCGGGCGCGGGGAAATCGACGCTGGCGGCGCTGCTGATGGCGCGCGGCTGGCGGCTGATGGGCGACGAATTCGCGTTGGTCGATCCCGAGACCGGGCTGCTCCACGGCTTTCCGCGGCTGGTGAGCCTGAAGAACGAAAGCGTGGCGGTGATCGAGGCGGCGCTGCCGCGCGCGCGTTTCGGGCCGTTGCAGCTCGCGACGCCCAAGGGCGATATCCGCCACCTGGTGCCCGATGCCGATTCGATCGCGCGTATGGCCGAGCCCGCGCGCGCCGCGGCGATCCTGTTCCCGCGCTTCGGGTTCGAGGCGGCGCAGCGTCCGGTGCTGCCGAGCGAAACCTTTGTCCGGCTGACCCAGGCGTCGACCAATTATGTCGCGATGGGCGAGCGCGGGTTCGATGCGCTGACCGCGCTGGTGCGCGGCGTGCCGGCGGTCGCGATCGACTATCCCGATGCCGCGACCGCGGTTGCGCAGGTCGAGGCGGTGGCGGCATGA
- the glmU gene encoding bifunctional UDP-N-acetylglucosamine diphosphorylase/glucosamine-1-phosphate N-acetyltransferase GlmU: MTTRPIAAIILAAGKGTRMKSDLHKVLHPIAGRPMLLHLVASVGALAPDRIVAVVGAGREQVEAAVAPHGLSIAHQAEQLGTGHAVAQAQAALGGFSGDVLILYGDVPLVTAATMQRMIDRLHGDDAPASVVLGFRPADPGAYGRVIADAAGRIERMVEFKDASDAQRAVTLCNSGLMAVRSEDLFDLLARVGNDNAAGEYYLPDIVMLAAADGRASAVIETDAAEVAGVNSRGELAAVEADWQAKRRAAAMADGATLLAPGTVWFAHDTVIGRDVVIEPNVVFGPGVTIADRVTIHAFSHLEGATVAQGCSVGPFARLRPGTMLERGAKVGNFVEIKNAVLGDGAKASHLTYLGDADIGADANIGAGTITCNYDGFFKYRTKIGEGAFIGSNSALVAPVAIGDGAIVGAGSVVTADVDPGALALARARQEVRPGWAARFRALMQARKASK; encoded by the coding sequence ATGACCACGCGACCGATCGCCGCCATCATCCTTGCCGCCGGCAAGGGCACGAGGATGAAGTCCGACCTGCACAAGGTGCTCCACCCGATCGCGGGGCGGCCGATGCTGCTGCATCTGGTCGCGTCGGTTGGCGCGCTGGCGCCCGACCGGATCGTCGCGGTGGTGGGCGCGGGGCGCGAGCAGGTCGAGGCGGCGGTGGCGCCGCATGGCCTTTCGATCGCGCACCAGGCCGAACAGCTCGGCACCGGCCATGCGGTCGCGCAGGCGCAGGCGGCGCTCGGCGGCTTTTCGGGCGATGTGCTGATCCTCTATGGCGACGTGCCGCTGGTCACCGCGGCGACGATGCAGCGGATGATCGATCGGCTGCACGGCGACGATGCCCCGGCCAGCGTGGTGCTGGGCTTCCGCCCCGCCGATCCGGGCGCCTATGGCCGGGTGATCGCCGATGCGGCAGGGCGGATCGAGCGCATGGTCGAGTTCAAGGACGCGAGCGACGCGCAACGCGCGGTGACGCTCTGCAATTCGGGGCTGATGGCGGTGCGCTCGGAAGACCTGTTCGACCTGCTCGCGCGCGTCGGCAACGACAATGCCGCGGGCGAATATTACCTCCCCGACATCGTGATGCTCGCGGCCGCCGATGGTCGCGCCTCGGCGGTGATCGAGACCGACGCCGCCGAAGTCGCCGGGGTCAACAGCCGCGGCGAGCTGGCGGCGGTCGAGGCCGATTGGCAGGCGAAGCGGCGCGCGGCGGCGATGGCCGATGGCGCGACGCTGCTCGCGCCCGGGACGGTGTGGTTCGCGCACGATACGGTGATCGGTCGCGACGTGGTGATCGAACCCAATGTCGTCTTCGGCCCCGGTGTGACGATCGCCGATCGGGTGACGATCCACGCCTTCTCGCATCTCGAAGGCGCGACGGTAGCGCAAGGATGCAGCGTCGGCCCGTTCGCGCGGCTGCGGCCGGGAACAATGCTCGAACGCGGCGCGAAGGTCGGCAATTTCGTCGAAATCAAGAACGCGGTGCTGGGCGATGGGGCCAAGGCGAGCCACCTGACCTATCTCGGCGACGCCGATATCGGTGCCGACGCCAATATCGGCGCGGGAACGATTACCTGCAATTATGACGGCTTCTTCAAATATCGTACGAAGATCGGCGAAGGCGCGTTTATCGGTTCGAACAGCGCATTGGTCGCACCGGTGGCGATCGGCGACGGTGCGATCGTCGGGGCGGGATCGGTGGTGACTGCCGATGTCGACCCCGGCGCGCTGGCGCTGGCACGCGCGCGACAGGAAGTGCGTCCCGGCTGGGCGGCGCGGTTCCGCGCGCTGATGCAGGCAAGAAAGGCGAGCAAATAA
- the pstC gene encoding phosphate ABC transporter permease subunit PstC, whose translation MTATALLLLIVGLALIGWLTARARATRLQGVGGKRLHSLPGQHGWYVAMWVAVPALVFLAFWSWLSPQLVNDAVLATPQAQSLPAAGFERSAILGEARNLAGTEGLGAFNPEAEVLAPVFDGYMTSYAWIGTAIAVLLAFAGGAFAYTRIATDFRARTRVERAVMLALLVASLIAILTTLGIFLSLLFESARFFSIVPITDFLSGTNWAPQVINPADPGADLGAVPLFWGTFFIGAVIAMLVAIPFGLMSAIYLTQYAAPAVRKWMKPILEILAGVPTVVYGYFAALTVGPAIRDLAVSLGFTFASSESALSAGLVMGVMIIPFVSSMADDSIAAVPTSMRDGSLAMGATTSETIGRVLLPAALPGVVAGVLLAVSRAIGETMIVVMAASGAATITLNPFDSATTVTKQIVDLLTGEAEFNSPKTLAAFALGLTLFVITFLLNIVALRVVKKYREAYE comes from the coding sequence ATGACCGCGACCGCATTGCTGCTGCTGATCGTCGGCCTCGCGCTGATCGGCTGGCTCACCGCGCGTGCGCGTGCCACCCGGCTGCAGGGCGTCGGCGGCAAGCGGCTGCATTCGCTGCCCGGTCAGCATGGCTGGTATGTCGCGATGTGGGTCGCGGTTCCTGCGCTGGTCTTCCTCGCCTTCTGGTCGTGGCTGAGCCCGCAGCTGGTGAACGATGCCGTGCTCGCGACGCCGCAGGCGCAGTCGCTGCCCGCTGCCGGCTTCGAACGCTCGGCGATCCTCGGCGAAGCGCGCAATCTGGCAGGGACCGAGGGGCTGGGCGCGTTCAATCCCGAGGCCGAAGTCCTCGCCCCGGTCTTCGACGGCTATATGACCAGCTATGCCTGGATCGGTACCGCGATCGCGGTGCTGCTCGCCTTTGCCGGCGGCGCCTTTGCCTATACGCGGATCGCCACCGATTTCCGCGCGCGGACGCGGGTCGAGCGTGCGGTGATGCTCGCGCTGCTGGTGGCGTCGCTGATCGCGATCCTGACGACGCTGGGCATCTTCCTGTCGCTGCTGTTCGAAAGCGCGCGCTTCTTTTCGATCGTGCCGATCACCGATTTCCTGTCCGGCACCAATTGGGCGCCGCAGGTGATCAACCCCGCCGACCCCGGCGCCGACCTGGGCGCCGTGCCGCTGTTCTGGGGCACCTTCTTCATCGGCGCGGTGATCGCGATGCTGGTCGCGATCCCGTTCGGGCTGATGAGCGCGATCTACCTCACCCAATATGCCGCGCCCGCGGTGCGCAAATGGATGAAGCCGATCCTCGAGATCCTCGCGGGCGTTCCCACCGTGGTCTATGGCTATTTCGCCGCGCTCACCGTCGGCCCCGCGATCCGCGACCTTGCGGTGTCGCTGGGCTTCACCTTCGCAAGCTCCGAAAGCGCGCTGTCGGCGGGGCTGGTGATGGGGGTGATGATCATCCCCTTCGTCTCGTCGATGGCCGATGATTCGATCGCCGCGGTGCCGACCTCGATGCGCGACGGCAGCCTGGCGATGGGCGCGACGACGTCGGAGACGATCGGCCGCGTGCTGCTCCCCGCTGCCCTCCCCGGCGTCGTCGCCGGCGTATTGCTCGCGGTGTCGCGCGCGATCGGCGAGACGATGATCGTCGTGATGGCCGCCAGCGGCGCGGCGACGATCACGCTCAACCCCTTCGACAGCGCGACCACCGTCACCAAGCAGATCGTCGACCTGCTGACCGGCGAAGCCGAGTTCAACAGCCCCAAGACGCTGGCGGCCTTCGCGCTTGGCCTCACGCTGTTCGTGATCACTTTCCTCTTGAACATCGTCGCGCTTCGCGTCGTGAAGAAATACCGGGAAGCGTATGAATAG
- a CDS encoding ATP-binding protein has product MLQGSGIRAALALGLAAVSALAGFVIGGSIESVAVALVGGIAAVLVAIGTGEDEAPPRVPEPLAPPPATPEPAIADVIAAIGEPMLVVAEKRVIRANAAAKTLLGEHILGEDVRLAIRHPAASERLVAAAGSRGDEPIHLVGLGTREQRWEMRVRELGDDVRIVHLVDRTGSYATDRIRVDFVANASHELRTPLASILGFIETLRDEAGDDPGIRDRFLKVMFDEANRMRRLIDDLMSLSRIEAEKYREPDTLVDLADLVEEVRSEIAAASNGRGGDLCSAIADVAPIKGDRAQLSQVLHNIVGNAMKYGRPGTPVTIQLRHDGGSMVRLSVTDEGEGIAPQHLPRLTERFYRIDSGRSRAMGGTGLGLSIVKHIVERHRGRLDIASTPGAGTVVTVLLPAGPVSSKRNVNVTEAP; this is encoded by the coding sequence ATGTTACAGGGGTCGGGGATTCGGGCGGCGCTTGCGCTGGGCCTGGCAGCGGTGAGCGCGCTCGCCGGTTTTGTCATCGGTGGCAGCATCGAATCGGTCGCGGTCGCGCTGGTCGGTGGGATCGCCGCGGTGCTGGTGGCGATCGGCACCGGCGAGGACGAGGCGCCGCCGCGGGTGCCCGAACCGCTCGCCCCGCCGCCCGCGACGCCCGAGCCAGCGATCGCCGACGTGATCGCGGCGATCGGCGAACCGATGCTGGTCGTCGCCGAAAAGCGCGTCATCCGCGCCAACGCCGCCGCCAAGACGTTGCTCGGCGAGCATATCCTGGGCGAAGACGTGCGGCTGGCGATCCGCCATCCCGCCGCCTCCGAACGGCTGGTCGCCGCCGCCGGGTCGCGCGGCGACGAACCGATCCATCTGGTGGGGCTGGGCACGCGCGAGCAGCGCTGGGAAATGCGCGTGCGCGAGCTCGGCGACGATGTGCGGATCGTCCACCTGGTCGACCGCACCGGCAGCTACGCCACCGACCGCATCCGCGTCGATTTCGTCGCCAATGCCAGCCACGAGCTGCGCACCCCGCTCGCGTCGATCCTGGGCTTCATCGAGACGTTGCGCGACGAAGCCGGCGACGATCCGGGCATCCGCGACCGCTTCCTGAAGGTGATGTTCGACGAGGCGAACCGGATGCGCCGGCTGATCGACGACCTGATGTCGCTCAGCCGGATCGAGGCCGAGAAATATCGCGAGCCCGATACGCTGGTCGACCTCGCCGACCTGGTCGAGGAGGTCCGCTCGGAGATCGCCGCTGCCAGCAACGGGCGCGGCGGCGACCTTTGCTCGGCGATCGCCGATGTCGCGCCGATCAAGGGCGATCGCGCGCAATTGAGCCAGGTGCTCCACAATATCGTCGGCAATGCGATGAAATATGGCCGGCCGGGCACACCCGTGACGATCCAGCTGCGCCACGACGGCGGATCGATGGTCCGCCTTTCGGTGACCGACGAGGGCGAAGGCATCGCGCCACAGCACCTGCCGCGGCTGACCGAGCGATTCTATCGTATCGATTCGGGACGCAGCCGCGCAATGGGGGGCACCGGGCTCGGCCTGTCGATCGTCAAACATATCGTCGAGCGCCATCGCGGGCGGCTCGACATCGCCAGCACGCCGGGCGCGGGAACGGTGGTCACGGTATTGCTGCCGGCTGGACCGGTGTCATCAAAACGCAACGTCAATGTAACAGAGGCTCCGTGA
- a CDS encoding nucleotidyltransferase domain-containing protein — protein sequence MSALLLVAALRDPPSVTALDADGWTALIGAARAEQMIGTLAYRLQGLPMPDAAARILADARLSADQGRIAALWEAEMARRALAPLGVPVVLLKGTAFVAAGLSAGVGRSIGDLDILVPRESIDAVEAALLAAGWEWVKPDPYDDAYYRQWMHELPPLIHRERDRMIDVHHTILPLTARVRPDASLLLADSFELGNGLSMLSREDVLVHAAAHLFADGDLAGGLRNLWDIHCLLDEFDAPGFRDALIARAAHHGLAREMARAVRLADALYVPLPLAGGVRGGLDVSSSALSDTSPPAAPPASGRGARFADRLYRRRLLGRDGWGVQRRKLSEFAFYLRGHYLRMPPAMLARHLWTKWRKGYRPPG from the coding sequence ATGAGCGCGCTGCTGCTGGTCGCGGCGCTGCGCGATCCGCCTAGCGTCACCGCGCTCGACGCCGATGGCTGGACCGCGCTGATCGGGGCGGCGCGCGCCGAACAGATGATCGGCACACTCGCCTATCGGCTGCAGGGGTTGCCGATGCCCGATGCCGCGGCACGTATCCTCGCCGACGCGCGATTGTCGGCCGATCAGGGGCGGATCGCCGCATTGTGGGAGGCCGAGATGGCGCGCCGCGCGCTGGCACCGCTCGGGGTGCCGGTGGTGTTGCTCAAGGGCACCGCCTTCGTTGCGGCGGGCTTGTCGGCAGGCGTTGGCCGCTCGATCGGCGATCTCGACATCCTCGTGCCGCGCGAGTCGATCGATGCCGTCGAGGCGGCGTTGCTTGCCGCCGGCTGGGAATGGGTGAAGCCCGATCCCTATGACGATGCCTATTACCGCCAATGGATGCACGAGCTGCCGCCGCTGATCCACCGCGAGCGCGACCGGATGATCGACGTCCACCACACGATCCTGCCGCTTACCGCGCGGGTGCGGCCCGATGCATCCTTATTGTTGGCCGATAGCTTCGAACTGGGGAACGGGCTGTCGATGCTCAGCCGCGAGGATGTGCTGGTCCACGCCGCCGCGCATTTGTTCGCCGATGGCGATCTGGCGGGCGGCCTGCGCAACCTGTGGGATATCCACTGCCTGCTCGATGAGTTCGACGCACCGGGGTTCCGCGATGCGCTGATCGCGCGCGCCGCGCATCACGGGCTAGCGCGCGAAATGGCAAGAGCGGTGCGGTTGGCCGATGCGCTGTACGTCCCCCTTCCCCTTGCGGGAGGGGTTAGGGGTGGGCTCGATGTCTCATCGAGCGCGCTGTCCGATACGAGCCCACCCGCGGCCCCTCCCGCGAGCGGGAGGGGGGCGAGGTTCGCCGACCGCCTCTACCGCCGCCGCCTGCTCGGTCGCGACGGCTGGGGCGTCCAGCGGCGCAAGCTCAGCGAATTCGCCTTCTACCTGCGCGGCCATTATCTGCGGATGCCCCCAGCAATGCTAGCGCGCCACCTTTGGACCAAGTGGCGCAAGGGCTATCGCCCGCCCGGCTGA
- a CDS encoding substrate-binding domain-containing protein, with amino-acid sequence MLRIVAIASLSALALAACSDSRAARDEIRVVGSSTVYPFTTAVAEQFNNARPDMKSPVIESTGTGAGIKQFCAGIGPQYPDMLNASRRLYRSEYDSCQANGVREILEIQVGIDGIALAESLNGPGLSFTLADIYRAVAANPGGKPNTARLWSEVNPAFPAIPIQVLGPPSTSGTRDAFVELILEPGCKAAVPEAEALEDSDEEAYNAMCTRMRNDSAYVDKGENDNLIVQNLVTNPNAVGIFGFSYLEENAGRLKGSALNGIEPTYETISSGAYPGARPLYLYVKKQHIRPIPGLQSFLDDYVAAWGPDGPLVRKGMIAAPREIRERSAEIVRRGIALDPAVLK; translated from the coding sequence ATGCTGCGTATCGTCGCCATCGCGAGCCTGAGTGCGCTCGCACTCGCCGCTTGCAGCGACAGCCGGGCCGCGCGCGACGAAATCCGCGTCGTCGGCTCGTCGACCGTCTACCCCTTCACCACCGCGGTCGCCGAACAGTTCAACAACGCGCGCCCCGACATGAAGTCGCCGGTGATCGAATCGACCGGCACCGGGGCGGGTATCAAGCAGTTCTGCGCCGGGATCGGCCCGCAATATCCCGACATGCTCAACGCTTCGCGCCGGCTGTACCGCTCCGAATATGACTCGTGCCAAGCCAATGGCGTGCGCGAGATTCTCGAAATCCAGGTCGGGATCGACGGCATCGCGCTCGCCGAATCGCTTAACGGGCCGGGGCTGTCATTCACCCTTGCCGACATTTACCGCGCGGTCGCCGCCAATCCCGGCGGCAAGCCCAACACCGCGCGGCTGTGGTCCGAGGTCAATCCCGCCTTCCCCGCCATCCCGATCCAGGTGCTCGGGCCGCCATCTACCAGCGGGACGCGCGATGCCTTTGTCGAACTGATCCTCGAGCCCGGCTGCAAGGCTGCGGTGCCCGAAGCAGAGGCGCTCGAGGACAGCGACGAGGAGGCCTATAACGCGATGTGCACGCGGATGCGCAACGACTCGGCCTATGTCGACAAGGGCGAGAACGACAATCTGATCGTGCAGAATCTGGTGACCAATCCCAATGCTGTCGGCATTTTCGGCTTCAGCTATCTCGAGGAAAATGCCGGCCGGCTGAAGGGCAGCGCGTTGAACGGCATCGAACCGACCTATGAAACCATCTCGTCGGGCGCTTATCCGGGCGCGCGGCCGCTCTATCTGTATGTGAAGAAGCAGCATATCCGCCCGATCCCCGGATTGCAGTCGTTCCTCGACGATTATGTCGCCGCCTGGGGGCCCGATGGCCCGCTGGTGCGCAAGGGAATGATCGCGGCGCCGCGTGAGATTCGCGAGCGATCGGCCGAAATCGTGAGGCGCGGCATCGCGCTCGATCCTGCGGTGCTCAAATGA
- a CDS encoding HPr-rel-A system PqqD family peptide chaperone: MPARYRASAGAALRIVPLDLLTLIYHRASGQTHVVASPVPEILETLATEAMDVAALLAKLTATYDLGDADAEAMAARLDELAAVGLVERG, translated from the coding sequence GTGCCCGCACGCTATCGGGCAAGCGCGGGCGCGGCGCTGCGGATCGTGCCGCTCGACCTGCTAACGCTGATCTATCACCGCGCATCGGGGCAGACGCATGTCGTCGCTTCGCCGGTGCCCGAAATCCTCGAGACGCTCGCGACCGAGGCGATGGACGTCGCCGCGCTGCTGGCAAAGCTCACCGCCACCTATGACCTCGGGGATGCCGACGCCGAGGCGATGGCGGCAAGGCTCGACGAACTGGCGGCGGTCGGGCTGGTCGAACGCGGGTGA